In Deltaproteobacteria bacterium, the sequence CATGTTCCTTCATCAGCGGGTGCGGTTCTTTTTTGGCCCGGTAGATATCGAACTCTTTTTTCAGGAGAGCGTCCACGGCAGTGTTAAGGGTAAAACCGGGCATTGAGGGCCGATCAATGCCCAAGCGACGGTCGAGGTAAAAACAACGGGGGCATTTGACGAAATTTTCCAGCTTGGAGCGGCTGAGTTTGAAGGGCTCCTTCGATTGCGGATCGTACAGATTTCGTTTTCTCTGCTTTAACGGCACGCCATAACTGTACCACAATTCTTGAGCCGGTTGGAACGAACAATGCGGGGCGCCTGGGCCATTTATTTTATCGGGGTCAAAGGTACGCCCAGGCTTGTCCTGAACGAAGTTGAAGGGCCACGAGTGACCTCAAGCAAAGCTGTCGGGGGCCTGCCCGGGGCCGGAATCCCCTCCGGGTACTGCGGCTAGGCCGTCCCAGGATAGGGCTTCGCCATCGAACCGCGCCTGTGCCGGTTCGCTTCCGGGAAGTTGGGACAAATCTGCAAGGTGAGTGTGCCCGGGGCCGGAATCGAACCGGCACGTCCCATTGCTGGAACTCAGGATTTTAAGTCCTGTGTGTCTACCAATTCCACCACCCGGGCATTAACGGCAGGGACTAGGGCTTAGGGCGTAGGGTTTAGGGTAAAACGAAAATGGTGAATGAAGGAAAAATGTTAAAGACCCTATGCCCTAAACCCTATACCCTAAACCCTGCACTTGATGAGGCGCGGGTCGGAATTGAACCGACGTATAAAGGTTTTGCAGACCTTTGCCTTACCACTTGGCTACCGCGCCATTATATCGGGGGCTTTGCCTCAGGCGCCCCCGTACCCCCCTCGCTCGCCGCGGAGCAAGTCCGTCGGCTCGCTTTCTCATAGCCGAAGCGAATATAGGAACCTATCTTTGGAGTGTCAAACGAAAAGGGCCGGCGATTTTCAATCCGTTCAATTGGAATTAGAGCGTTTTGACTCATAGGGATCTCCGTTCACTGTATAACCTCCATTAGCCTCAACATAGATGAATATGGAATCGTCAATAATATGCGCCTCGGGCAAAAGACCTCCGGCGCCTGCTTCCGTCTGGTAGATCTCCGTGCCGATCGCAGACAGCCGGGAGAGGACTTCGGAATGGGGGTGGCCGTAGGTGTTGTTATCCCCCACGGAGATAATCGAGATGGTCGGCCGAAGTGTCTCAAGGAAATATTCTGAACTGCTCGTCTTGCTTCCGTGATGATTGACATGAAGCAGGTCCACTTCGCCGACAAGCGGGGCGACAAGGCCTTCGGCATCGACGGTGGTTTCGGCTCCGGATTGTCCCCCGCCGGGCAAGTCACCTGCCGTAAAATACTGAAAATCTCCGTAGGTAATTAAAAGCCCCATGCTCGCGCCGTTGTCATCGTCCTCGACGGGGAGCGATCTGCCGTCGGCCGTCACCCCGTTATTAATGAGGCAGTCAATGACAACGCCGTCGCCGATATCAATTTCATCCCCCGGCAAGAGGGTTTGCCGGGATGAGGCGACGGCGGTTGCGTAGTGATCAAAGACGACCGACGCATCCGACGGCGTGCCGCTGTTGTCATAGGTGATGGACGGAAGAATGTCGTCTTTTGTTTCCAATTCTCCGTCATTTCCTGCAACTACCTCATAAATGCCGCCGATATGGTCGGCATCGTAGTGGGAGACGAAGAGATAATCCAAATGGGTGACGCCAAGATGGGAAAAGAGGGGGAGGATATCTTCAATCCCGTCCTCAATTCCACCCCCATCTATTAATATAGTTTGTCCAGAAGGGGTGATGAGAAGCGTGGCATCCCCTTGGCCGACGTCGATGGCGATGATGGTCAAAATACCGCTGATGGTTTCCGGTTCGTCAATTGAAGGAGAGGAGTCATAGGATTGATCTGATTTAAGATTTAAAGATCCGCCGCAATGAATCAAACACAGCAATAGGGCCGAAATAAAAAACCCGCCGGCCGACGCCCGCGGGTTTTTCAGATAGCTCATTAAGAGCCACCCCTGACTAAGGTAATTCCAAGTATAGAGCATCCTCATAAAAAGTCA encodes:
- a CDS encoding MBL fold metallo-hydrolase produces the protein MSYLKNPRASAGGFFISALLLCLIHCGGSLNLKSDQSYDSSPSIDEPETISGILTIIAIDVGQGDATLLITPSGQTILIDGGGIEDGIEDILPLFSHLGVTHLDYLFVSHYDADHIGGIYEVVAGNDGELETKDDILPSITYDNSGTPSDASVVFDHYATAVASSRQTLLPGDEIDIGDGVVIDCLINNGVTADGRSLPVEDDDNGASMGLLITYGDFQYFTAGDLPGGGQSGAETTVDAEGLVAPLVGEVDLLHVNHHGSKTSSSEYFLETLRPTISIISVGDNNTYGHPHSEVLSRLSAIGTEIYQTEAGAGGLLPEAHIIDDSIFIYVEANGGYTVNGDPYESKRSNSN